A genomic region of Enterococcus sp. 12C11_DIV0727 contains the following coding sequences:
- a CDS encoding ribonuclease domain-containing protein, whose amino-acid sequence MATVRIKKACDTADKKWAGAKNSTKSSGIWAWTGLPILASGGSALTGKAAASVAGKSALALGTGALAGLFVGLVGIGLNTRAKDLQTDDGIDARNYGVNRLPKGWSSNDYNVSGQRGSLVVDNLGRRRISIDRTNGKTTYYSANGETLDSNSDNVPDKVRDVLDHIKKNKGTPPDGYKGGREYKNNPQPGKQKLPDGKYKEYDVDPKVKGQDRNAERLVVDEEGNAWYTDDHYDTFKKVK is encoded by the coding sequence ATGGCAACTGTTCGAATCAAGAAAGCTTGTGATACGGCAGATAAGAAATGGGCGGGTGCGAAAAATTCTACCAAGAGCTCAGGAATATGGGCATGGACTGGACTACCTATTTTAGCAAGTGGCGGAAGTGCATTGACAGGAAAAGCTGCTGCTAGTGTAGCAGGGAAATCTGCACTAGCTTTAGGAACTGGAGCATTAGCTGGTTTATTTGTAGGGTTAGTTGGAATAGGACTTAATACACGAGCGAAGGATTTACAGACCGATGATGGAATAGATGCTAGAAATTATGGGGTGAATAGACTACCAAAAGGTTGGTCATCAAATGATTATAATGTAAGTGGTCAACGAGGTTCATTAGTTGTTGATAATTTAGGTCGTAGACGGATTAGTATTGATCGAACCAATGGAAAAACAACTTATTATAGTGCGAATGGGGAAACTTTAGATAGTAATTCAGATAATGTACCAGACAAAGTACGAGATGTGTTAGATCACATCAAAAAAAATAAAGGAACGCCTCCAGATGGCTATAAAGGCGGTAGGGAATATAAGAACAACCCTCAACCTGGAAAACAAAAATTACCAGATGGAAAATATAAAGAGTATGATGTTGATCCTAAAGTAAAAGGGCAAGATAGAAATGCAGAAAGACTTGTAGTTGATGAAGAGGGGAATGCTTGGTATACAGATGATCATTATGACACATTTAAGAAAGTAAAATAA
- a CDS encoding RHS repeat-associated core domain-containing protein has protein sequence MTNRQSGELITNTLYNEYGEAALRLENEYGYRSEYHDQSNRIHLRAREYSTTTGRFLQEDTWYGKMEQPQSQNRYIYVENNPQKYRDRSGNASWWSKAWNNVKKTVRNVWNGVKRVVNTVWNAIVPPAYRSPSSWSGVASGINYIGNYVARSYTPRRNYVGVNYIRGRNGQPVGYQTYNQALYYQSAAYRYQVQVQRAKATRAMATVRIKKACDTADKKWVGKNKGLVVGAAFVIPIPRVPVIPPVTMIPKPGLDIDSGNFSFPSLPKIPSARDIANGIVGWFIGDYIQKIEKDESDFKTEKQLKEHYKKHVEKQGEFGDISQDEYLEGARDLIKSKGNKKVHSKVRKKNGDTLIYDETTNELVIVDKNGNIKTYFKPERGLDYYNEQ, from the coding sequence ATGACGAATCGACAAAGCGGTGAATTAATCACCAATACCTTGTATAATGAATATGGGGAAGCCGCCTTGCGTTTAGAAAACGAATACGGATACCGCAGTGAATACCATGATCAGTCGAATCGGATTCATTTACGTGCAAGAGAATACAGCACCACAACAGGACGTTTCCTACAAGAAGATACCTGGTATGGAAAAATGGAACAACCCCAGAGTCAAAATCGCTATATTTACGTAGAAAACAATCCGCAAAAATACCGTGACCGTAGTGGAAATGCTAGTTGGTGGTCTAAAGCATGGAATAATGTGAAGAAAACGGTCAGAAATGTTTGGAATGGCGTAAAGAGAGTTGTCAACACTGTCTGGAATGCGATTGTTCCACCAGCTTATCGTTCGCCAAGTTCTTGGAGTGGGGTAGCCTCAGGGATTAACTATATAGGGAACTATGTGGCAAGATCGTATACTCCACGGCGCAATTACGTAGGTGTTAATTATATCCGGGGAAGAAATGGTCAACCTGTAGGGTATCAGACGTACAATCAAGCGTTGTATTATCAAAGTGCGGCGTATCGTTATCAAGTACAAGTTCAACGTGCGAAAGCAACACGTGCCATGGCAACTGTTCGAATTAAGAAAGCTTGTGATACGGCAGATAAGAAGTGGGTGGGTAAGAATAAAGGGTTGGTTGTAGGAGCTGCATTTGTGATTCCGATACCAAGAGTACCAGTAATCCCACCTGTAACGATGATTCCTAAACCAGGTTTAGATATAGATAGTGGAAACTTCTCATTTCCGTCATTACCGAAAATCCCAAGTGCAAGAGACATTGCGAATGGGATAGTAGGATGGTTTATTGGGGATTATATTCAGAAAATAGAAAAAGATGAAAGTGATTTTAAAACCGAGAAACAATTAAAAGAACACTATAAGAAACATGTTGAAAAGCAAGGCGAGTTTGGTGATATTTCTCAAGATGAATACTTAGAAGGAGCAAGAGATCTAATTAAATCTAAAGGAAATAAAAAAGTTCACTCTAAAGTAAGGAAAAAGAATGGGGATACGCTTATTTATGATGAAACAACTAATGAGTTAGTCATAGTTGATAAAAATGGAAATATTAAAACTTATTTTAAACCAGAGAGAGGATTAGATTATTATAATGAACAATGA
- a CDS encoding RHS repeat domain-containing protein produces MKERATMCSLSDFKSMKGGKFEYDANGNVAKKIAMTGEVTTYLYDVEDRLIQETSSHGVYTLYGYDALGNRVNKGTATEHGRRIKTDLKAWMKQTDRTAN; encoded by the coding sequence GTGAAAGAAAGAGCGACCATGTGCTCATTGTCTGATTTTAAAAGTATGAAAGGTGGCAAATTTGAGTATGATGCCAATGGCAATGTCGCTAAAAAAATCGCTATGACTGGTGAAGTGACGACGTATCTTTATGATGTAGAAGACCGGTTGATCCAAGAAACGAGCAGTCACGGTGTTTATACCCTTTACGGCTACGATGCACTAGGTAATCGTGTGAACAAAGGTACGGCAACCGAACATGGGCGTCGAATTAAAACCGATCTAAAAGCTTGGATGAAACAAACCGATCGTACCGCCAATTAG
- a CDS encoding RHS repeat-associated core domain-containing protein — protein MDETNRSYRQLALNNQDVTLHEILTAVAKQPIMADRLRCLPKDRPWRKDHDKPRKTVETEKLKKELDKNHSIKIVTSLNEYNQEHTSPAKLTQETYDKKVKTTQRQEFTFGEETDILGDQEDQYHRDGYSSIGTMTNRQSGELITNTLYNEYGEAALRLENEYGYRSEYHDQSNRIHLRAREYSTTTGRFLQEDTWYGKMEQPQSQNRYIYVENNPQKYRDRSGKAGWWAKAWNNVKKTVRNVWNGVKRVVNTVWNAIVPPAYRSPSSWSGVASGINYIGNYVARSYTPRRNYVGVNYIRGRNGQPVGYQTYNQALYYQSAAYRYQVQVQRAKATRAMATVRIKKACDTADKKWVGKNKGLVVGAAFVIPIPRVPVIPPVTMIPKPGLDIDSGNFSFPSLPKIPSARDIANGIVGWFIGDYIQKVQEKNIDDISRANDWGNSKTLERHFDDHGVETNSKNIEDYAKKARDLYNRRGSINSKTDDKGVTRVYDETTGLFGSYNRDGSSRTIFKPGKGKAYWDKQPGK, from the coding sequence TTGGATGAAACAAACCGATCGTACCGCCAATTAGCTTTAAATAACCAAGATGTCACCTTACATGAAATCTTAACAGCTGTAGCAAAACAACCAATCATGGCGGATCGCTTACGCTGTTTACCAAAAGATCGTCCGTGGCGCAAAGACCATGATAAACCAAGAAAAACCGTTGAAACGGAGAAACTAAAAAAAGAACTGGATAAAAACCATTCGATCAAAATCGTTACGTCATTGAATGAATATAATCAAGAACACACGAGTCCAGCGAAGCTCACACAAGAAACCTATGATAAGAAAGTCAAAACCACCCAAAGACAGGAATTTACTTTTGGGGAAGAAACGGATATCTTAGGAGACCAAGAAGATCAATACCATCGTGATGGTTATAGCAGTATTGGTACGATGACGAATCGACAAAGCGGTGAATTAATCACCAATACCTTGTATAATGAATATGGGGAAGCCGCCTTGCGTTTAGAAAACGAATACGGATACCGCAGTGAATACCATGATCAGTCGAATCGGATTCATTTACGTGCAAGAGAATACAGCACCACAACAGGACGTTTCCTACAAGAAGATACCTGGTATGGAAAAATGGAACAACCCCAGAGTCAGAATCGCTATATCTACGTAGAAAACAATCCGCAGAAATACCGCGACCGCAGCGGAAAAGCTGGTTGGTGGGCTAAAGCGTGGAATAATGTGAAGAAAACGGTCAGAAATGTTTGGAATGGCGTGAAGAGAGTCGTCAACACTGTGTGGAATGCGATTGTTCCACCAGCTTATCGTTCGCCAAGTTCTTGGAGCGGGGTTGCCTCAGGGATTAACTATATAGGAAACTATGTGGCAAGATCGTATACTCCACGGCGCAATTACGTAGGTGTCAATTATATCCGGGGAAGAAATGGTCAACCTGTAGGGTATCAGACGTACAATCAAGCGTTGTATTATCAAAGTGCGGCGTATCGTTATCAAGTACAAGTTCAACGTGCGAAAGCAACACGTGCCATGGCAACTGTTCGAATTAAGAAAGCTTGTGATACGGCAGATAAGAAGTGGGTGGGTAAGAATAAAGGGTTGGTTGTAGGAGCTGCATTTGTGATTCCGATACCAAGAGTACCAGTAATCCCACCTGTAACGATGATTCCTAAACCAGGTTTAGATATAGATAGTGGAAACTTCTCATTTCCGTCATTACCGAAAATCCCAAGTGCAAGAGACATTGCGAATGGGATAGTTGGCTGGTTTATTGGGGATTATATTCAGAAAGTGCAAGAAAAAAATATTGATGATATTTCTAGAGCGAATGATTGGGGGAATTCTAAGACATTAGAGAGACATTTTGATGATCACGGTGTAGAAACAAATTCAAAAAATATAGAAGATTATGCGAAGAAAGCACGTGATTTATATAATAGAAGAGGTAGTATCAATAGTAAAACGGACGATAAGGGAGTAACAAGGGTTTATGATGAAACGACAGGTCTTTTTGGCTCGTATAATAGAGATGGTAGTAGTAGAACTATATTTAAACCTGGAAAAGGAAAAGCCTATTGGGATAAGCAACCAGGAAAATAA